Within the Aspergillus luchuensis IFO 4308 DNA, chromosome 5, nearly complete sequence genome, the region GAGCGTCCCGGGAGATTGGTAACCAATTATCGATAAGCATTTCCGAGCCTCTAGACCCAGACACGTTTCCTGTCAGGACATATTGAATAGGAGAGGCGGTAGGAAACCACAACGAGCACTCAGTACAGGGAAGCTTGGCACAAGTGCTGCCTTTTCGCAAGGGCAAAGACTAGAGAACAAGCAACTGGAGCGACCCAGAATATGAGTACTTCGTGCGATCGCAGAGTGATCTTTCGAATGCCGCCGGAGCCATGCCGCCCCAAAAGGACACGCGTGTTGGAACTACGGCGCCATGATTTGGAATTCGCTACCATAGCACTGGGACAGCACCGATCGCCAACGCGTCGCCATGCGATCGCAATCGAGCGAAATCCTTTCGGGCGCCCTAGACTTATACCAGTCGTAGTAGAGCAAACTTTAACAAATGAATCCGGTGGTCTAGATCTCCCTTTGTTGTCGCTGGAGAAGTCCTTGGGTAGTGTCACAGGCTGTTTTGCCATCGCGATCTACGACAATCTCGTCTCTGTGGAAGGATCGTCCGGATGTGACCGAAGATAGCGAATGATCGTCTCTGTAAAGGTCTCGCCATCTGGTGCCTCAATAGCTTTCTTGCCAGAGGCAGGATTTTGGCTTTCCTTGACGGCAGGCCCAGTCGAGTTCCATAACACTGTCACCCGAAAGCTCTTTGCTTCGCGTTGAAAGCTATCCGGGTTGTGGTATTCCGGACGGAGAGGCCGTGGACCTCTCCCACGACCGCCGAGGGCTGACCTTTACTAAAATGAAAAGGGACATCGGCCTGTCGATCTTCATAATTCACTATAACGCGATCCAGGCAAGAGCGTAGAATGGTCAGGTTGCATTTATGTCAGATATTGTGAGCGTTGCATCGGCCTGGAACGGTGGGAAAGCTAGCTTTGCTCAAGGGCGCAGTTCACGCTGTGACACGATATTCTTGGCGTCTCTGACGCCCTGATCGTTCGCGTTCGTTGAGCGTCAGCCGCCGCCTCCGTCGTGAAAGGATCCCAGCTGTGGTGGGTAAAGCGAAGAGCTAGCCCCAGGGAAAGAATGGACTTAATTCGTTTGTTGGTGGGTAGGAGCCTCTTAAGCAATTGTTTGACGCCATAGCCTGCGCGGGACGTGGACACGTGTTCCACGAAAGCAATCGAGAATAGCTCTGTGATCTCTGCATAGATATGCTATACCGTAATAGGCCTAAAATACCCCTGAACTGTTCGATTCACTCGGATACAGAAATACAGGTTGTGGTAGGTAAATTGATCCGATTGGTGAGCATTTATAACCATGCTTCTGAATCCACGCTTCTGAACGGACCGCCTGCCTTGGCCACTGCGAAGTAGTCTTCAGAACTAAACTCAACAAGATATACACTGATCTTACCTGGTAAGCTTTCAAGATTCCAAACGGAAGTATAATAAATGGATACATTGTGGCGTGTGCGCTAGCCAGCTCGGATATCGTGCGTAGAAGAGGGCAATACCGCAGGCGGATAGCTGCGCATGGTCCCATACTCGACACTGCCGGTTATAATCGCGCCAATCATAGTGCCTAATATCGCTTCGCACGGCCCAATAGACACCGAGAAGGACAACGGCAGGCGGCGAAAACCAGAGGCGTCATAGAAGTAGCGAAGGCGTGGTTTGATGGGCGATGTGATGGGCCATGTCAGTCACAGCAACGACCGTCCAGATGCCCATTCCGCGGGCCCATTCATACATACGGGGATATAGGAGCGACAGGATGTAGATACGGCAGTGGATACAAGTAGCAGAGTCGTGATCTGGTCCTCGGGGTAAGAGAATTTTGTAAAACTGCATCAAGACGATGGTAGAGGGCTTCGGGAGAAGTCCAGTGGGGGCCAGGAGTGTCGCTTAATGACGACAAACCTGTCCTCGTAGGACAGAAATCGACATCAGCTGAAATTGACACTGGACAAGTCAGCCTTTGGAGCTGCTAGAGGTTTCAAATTCGCATATTTTACGCTCAAGAAGGACTCACTGGCCTGTACATGATACGAACCACAACTTTGAAACACAGGAAATATATCCTGTCTACACATTGCGTGGGTGTGGACGCGAAAGTCACTGGAAGTGTGCAGCACACACGGATAGCTTTATGAACATTGAAGCATGCAGTATGTTGCGGTATAATGGAAATGCTAATAGGAATGATGTTCTGGAGAGTTCATATGAAAGGAGACGAATGAAGTATTCATAAGCCTCTATATACAACAGCATTTCGTTTGTACGGGATTTGCTATAACATCTGAGAGCCTCTTCTGCGAATCAAAGTCATCTTGGTTTGGCAAATATCTGTCGTCAAATTCCTGGCGTAGCTTTCATATTTGATGCTTCCAGCGAAGCATGCTAATACCATATCTGGCACTTGCAGCATATACTGAGGGGCGTGAGTAAAAAGGTAATCCAACGCATACAACGTGATATTGCATACGTACTAGGCAGCTATGAATAGAAGATTCGCGTGTCATTCGCTGGTCTCGTCTGCAATGATTGACCGTTATAGTACATACCAACATACACTTCAGTGCTATGGCAGATATATAGTACGGGATAAACAGTGATAGATGAGGATCATTAGACCATAATGCAAGCACACCACACGCAAAAGGTGCCATTTCCCTATTGCGAAACATTGTTTCAACGTCCTCTGAACATTGTAATCGCACGCCTAGGTCAAGCGGCCATGCTCGACTTGGTCTTCCGGCACGGTGAGATCACGAGATAACTCCTGGCCGTTCGCACCGACATTAACAAATGGCATAACATGAGTTTCCTGAAAATCCATCGCATTGTGTAGCCTTGGAGGTACTACCGACTCGATGTTTTGAATAGGCATGGGTACAAATGGTTGTTGATGCaagctgcggctgcggaTGTCGGCTATGTGAGCCTCTGCGGCAGTGGTCGTCAATGGATCCCAGGGAGGCGGTAGCATTGGAGATTCGGTGGGGAGCGCCAAGCTGGTTTCTTCGACCTGCTGCACGCCAGGGAAACTTGGGAAGCTAGGTGGCACAGTCTCTGGTATAGAAGAGAGCCCGGCTGCAACGGATGAGGGAATAAGCTCCAGCAGATCAAAGGAAGGGCCCAGAGGGTACTGCTCCTGTGAGTGGGCTCCGCAAATGGGCATGACGCCGCTTCTGTTCGCATACCAAGACTCTTCAGCGCCACCTTCAGAGGGCCATCCCACGAGCTCCTGGGCAGGAATAGGCAGAGGTGAGAAAAAGTTGGTCTCGCACCCGATCAGATCCCGGGATTGCGACCGATTCCAACCGTTGAAAGGCTCGGAAAATGTCGTTTGCAAGCCTGTCTTTGTATACCATAGCGGTGAGAACCATGAATGTGGCATAGGCTCCCCAGTCAAGTTGTCTGTAGACGTATACGAGTCCGGGGGTATGAACGCGTTACAGGGGGCTCTCCAGCCCGTGTTCGCATCAGTCTCCCATGGGAGACTGCTGTCACAATATTTCATAGTCATGTTCCATTCTTCGGAAAAAGGAACGTTTGCAGGGCATGTGATGGGTGGGCCATGTTTAGCAATATTGTTACACGGGATGGTGGCGTCCATAGCGTGGCCCAGATTGGACGCGCTCCATTGATGTCGCTCCACCGATTCACTGGCAGGAACATCAAAAATTCGCATGGTTTCTCTGGAAGGCTGGTCCGCATGACTGTTGCGATTCTGTGGAGGTTCCGCAAAGGTTCCAGTAGGCGATGTGAGAATGATGGTCTCCTTTCGTTGGTCCAGTCGACTGCGAGGAACACACTTGTTTCCACGTCTTTCGCACTCTTCGCAAGGACAGGTGCGAGAACACTAGTTGCCAGTCATGTAAATTAGAAGTTCTGCCTACTAACCTTTTATCCAACCGTTCCTGTATCTCGCGATATTGCGTACCTTGACTTTCCGACGGAAACAACTCTCACAAGCTCGGTTCATCTCGCGCTGTTGTCCTACTCAGCTTATGCTCGCTCAGCAGACAGTGGCTTCACAACGTGACTTGGGGGGAGTGTAACGCGAATATACCTTAGTAGGCGcctgaatattattttggTAGTCCTCGACAGGCTCAGTGGTACCGGTGTCTTCTTGATGCTGGCGGAACATGGCTGCACCGGATACagagccttcttctcctgagAGCGCACCTCTACCATCGTACGTATCGGTCCGCTATTTATCTCTTGACATCCGGGGATCATTCGCGTCCAGCGAAGAGAGTGAACGTTGCTTGTCCATGTGTTATGGAAGGGCTTGGCTGTTCTTTACACAGAGCAACGGAGATTAGAACATGTGGGAGGATCAGCACACGCCAGAGAGAACCTGGCTGGGATGCTATTTTGTGCGAAAGAATTGGTTAGCTAATCTCTTTGTATATGTTCTGGTCTTATGTCAGGATCTACGCCCACGCAGCGGCTACATGGTTTATTAGGATTTGAGCCAAGGCACCTCATATTGATCATACATGTCAAGCTGCTCAAGACCCTGCTAGAAAATAGCCAAGATGGCCATAAGTTCCAACTACGGAAAAGCGACTTCCAAATCCTCTAACGGGTGGCGGAATTAGGGGATCGGTGTTGCATTTATGAGTGTTGTGCTGGTCCGCAGGGGCACAAGCACAGCTCTCAAGGGCATAGGCCGTCTTTTATGGGAGATCTGCCGTCCTTAAGACCCCTGAGCTACAGTTTACCGAGTGGTTGCCTTAGCCAGACAtttgcagttgctgcagcaggaTAAGACGCTATTGCGTTCGGTGTGGACATGGTCTCTTATTGTCCCACTTAAGAGGCCATTACTCATTACAAAGACACAGATTTCTCTCATATGTGCGCAATTCATAACATCCCAGATTACTACACATGAGATCCTTCTTCCAAGGGTATTGCACACGCACACATTAAGTCTATCTGTGAGGATTTGTCGCCAAAGCCGTACCTCCTACCATTGGCCTGGCGTCGCAGCCAGCTGACTCCCTACGATAAAATACTTCCTACCGGTATTAAACCCTTATACGAAACGAACAAAAGTCAGTGAACTAAATGGTAACTGTTGACAGCTTAGATTCCAACGGCTGCATATTAGGTGCTAAAGCAAACAGAACAAAATATCCCTGTTACCCCGTCAGCAACGGGGAAATAAAGATGAGTGCCTTCGCAGTCATGCTCGGCAGAGGGTATCTGAAAATACTACAACCACTGCCCCCATATCGAGGCAGCACTGTGCAGCGGTACAAAGCCATCTGGATTTAAACAACAGCTCTGGATGGGGACAAGCGCGGTCATTATTCACGGAGGCTAAGCGGTATGCTGCGAACGCtggccgatgatgaagaacgcTGTCGAAAGCAATGCCATGCCCTGAGGATGGCCTGCGATCTGCGATCGTTTTCGAAACATTGACGTGGTGAGCGAGCGCATGTTGGTATGAGAATAGACCACAACAGTAGTCTCGGGTCATTTTAGCTAGGAGAGATGGACCGGTGACCTTTCTAATTAAGATAGCGATGAACACTACAGCTATAGTCAGTTTGCTCATCTTCGAATCAATAGTCCGATGGTCCCAGATTGCAGCTGGTGGGACCAAATCCACTGTCTCGCAGGGTTGCTGAGACCTAGTGACGTACTATATACGGAAAATGAATCGGGTACAGTGCTCGCTTTGGAATAGACTGAGTCGCTACCTCTGTACCCCGAAAATGGTGAGAGCGACCTGTGAATGGACCAGCTGCAAGAGATAAAAGACCATGGACAGGCGAAATGGGCAATAAGGCTATGTGAGGTGTCTCGGGTGGCCCAACGGAGGCATGTCGAACAGCAGCTATATGACTTGTAGATCTCGACCATCCTCCAAAACGAGTCATCCGCAGCGATTTTCAGTGCTAAACACTCATGTCTAGCTGAACAGCCTTCTTGCGGAAATATGGTAGAATGGGTTCCAGCTTGGACAAGTCTTTCGGAGCGTCGAAAACCATCAGTGATTCTGTCGCAATGCTAGGGTAATCGGCGGACACCTCGCCTGTCCCAAAAAGACACCAGATCTACTGAGACCCGGGATTGCGAGTTCAATCGATAGTCATGCTAATTTCCCAGGACGACACTAGAGGCAGGCTTGCCGGTCACGACCCTTTGTCCAATGTCATTGGTCCAGATTACCAAGGTTTAATAGGTCATCCCGGGATACTGGTAGCCAATTATTGGTACGAATTTCCTAGCCTCAGAGATCCAGACGCATTTCTCTGTCTCCGCTGATTCATGATGAAAGATGATGTAGGAGACGACACCATATAGTTACCATAGGAAGCTTGAGTCAAGAGCTGGCCATTCGCAAAGGCAATGACTGAAGACTAAGGAGCTGGAGCAACCCAAAATATGGGAACCCTGGGCGATGGCGGAGCGATCTCCCAAATTGAGCCAGCCAAAGCCTTGTCCCCCTAAACGAGGCCCCTGTTGGCGCTTTGGAACTACGGCAcgatgatttggaattggCCACCATTGCACCGAAACGGCACCAAAGCTCAACACGACGCCTTGCGATCGCGATCGAGCAAGAGCTATCGTGTGTTTTGGCCCTATATCAGCTGCATTAGAGCAAACTTTAAAAGATGGACCTGGTGGTTCAGACCCCATTCGGTTGTCGCTGCGGGGCTCCATTAATCGAGGTATCACAAGACTCATTAGGCATCGTGATCTACTACAGGTCCCCATCTTTGGGGTAGGATTGTCTGGATGTCACCGAAAGAGCATCGTCACTGGTCAACGATTGTCTCCGTGTGAAAGTGCTCTGTTATCTAGTGCCTCAAAGTAAATTTGTCTCAGACGACAAGATTTTGACCATATTTGACGGCAAGGTTAGTTGAGTGCAGTGGTGCCGACACTTGGACGCCCTTTGTCTAGCATTTAAAGCTACCGGGATCTGGCATTCTGACTGAAATTAAGCGTGGCCCGCTGCTCCAGGTAAAATTTGTCTAGATTTATCGGCATCTGCCCGTCCATCTTGACATCACGGTATAATACGGTCCATTCAAGAGCGTATAATGGTCAGGTTACAGTTATGGCATAAAGAGAAGTATGAGTGTTGCATTAGGCCCTAGAATAGGGAGAAGCCAGCCAGGACCGTTCAAAGGTTGCTTCCATGCTGTGGGACACGAAACTTAACACCAGTGACATGTCGGTCATTCTGTATTATTGTTAGACAGCCGCCACCTGGGTCACAAAACAATTCCAGTTACTGGCAGGTAAAGCGTAAGGTCGATTTCGCCGGAATATTCGCCTTACATTACGATTTCGGTGGGGGTGTGGGTTTACGCGACAGTCCGACGCCATTAGCTTGCGGGATGTGGGCACATTGGTACTTCACGCGGAAGAATCGTATAGTAACTGTGGGCACTGAAAGGTGTTCGCAAACTGATCTGCTATCCCCAGTTGATCCGACGTGATGCAGCCCATTCAAGGCACGGGCTGGTTCTTGGCGCACGTCCTCCAACTTCCAGCTCCACCTCGAATGTTCGTCGCAGAAGAGAGTAGTTTCTCCCAGGTTTTGATCATGATTATATTTCCAAGCCAATAATGGCACGGATGCTGGACCTGGTAAGAGCCTAGCCGGATATGTGTTGCAATCGACAATCAGGCTCACTAGTTCCATAATTCTCCTGAGCGACAACCCTCGCTGGAGAAATTTTCCATTGATCTTTAGCAGTATGATCCCGAACTAGCCCATGATGCGCCGTTCCAACCAAACCACGGAATAAGACGAAAACAGATCTCACGTCTTATCAACCGTCTCTCCAGCGCCGGCGGATATTCTTTGTGTCAGGAGCTGGTATCCTTGCCGCACGCTGTAGCACTTTGGTGCCACTACCAACCGGGGACCATTTGATTCGCTCCACGGTCTCTTCAATATTCTgattccactgcttctgTTCCCACATGTTGGACTCTAAAGCGCTGATCTGCGTCGCTTGTAGATACATAGAAAGAAATCGTACACTAACTCCACCCGTTTGGGCGGCCTGATATAGTGTCAGCTCGTGTTGTATAGTTTTTGGAAGCAGAGTCAGAGATCTGTGATTCTGTACTCACTTAGGAGAGCAAAGGCTTGCCCTTGGGCACTGTCCTCCTTGCTGTCGTCCGCCAACATGTTGGCGCTCCCATTACACTATTCTACAACC harbors:
- a CDS encoding Zn(II)2Cys6 transcription factor domain-containing protein (InterPro:IPR001138,IPR036864;~go_function: GO:0000981 - DNA-binding transcription factor activity, RNA polymerase II-specific [Evidence IEA];~go_function: GO:0008270 - zinc ion binding [Evidence IEA];~go_process: GO:0006355 - regulation of transcription, DNA-templated [Evidence IEA]); amino-acid sequence: MFRQHQEDTGTTEPVEDYQNNIQAPTKREMNRACESCFRRKVKCSRTCPCEECERRGNKCVPRSRLDQRKETIILTSPTGTFAEPPQNRNSHADQPSRETMRIFDVPASESVERHQWSASNLGHAMDATIPCNNIAKHGPPITCPANVPFSEEWNMTMKYCDSSLPWETDANTGWRAPCNAFIPPDSYTSTDNLTGEPMPHSWFSPLWYTKTGLQTTFSEPFNGWNRSQSRDLIGCETNFFSPLPIPAQELVGWPSEGGAEESWYANRSGVMPICGAHSQEQYPLGPSFDLLELIPSSVAAGLSSIPETVPPSFPSFPGVQQVEETSLALPTESPMLPPPWDPLTTTAAEAHIADIRSRSLHQQPFVPMPIQNIESVVPPRLHNAMDFQETHVMPFVNVGANGQELSRDLTVPEDQVEHGRLT